Proteins co-encoded in one Brassica rapa cultivar Chiifu-401-42 chromosome A02, CAAS_Brap_v3.01, whole genome shotgun sequence genomic window:
- the LOC103854400 gene encoding protein NIM1-INTERACTING 2 translates to MSSEKKQERREEDNGDGNKGLSTKIVRTVTEEEVDEFFKILRRVHVATRTGAKVNVGVDERGLPTKKRKRSQSLGLVNSLHSNGVRDGELDGITQVGLRNSGLDLNCKPEPETVSL, encoded by the coding sequence ATGAGCTCGGAGAAGAAACAAGAACGCCGCGAAGAAGATAACGGTGATGGAAACAAAGGGTTGTCAACTAAAATTGTACGTACGGTAACGGAGGAAGAGGTGGATGAGTTTTTCAAGATACTACGTAGAGTACACGTGGCGACACGGACGGGTGCGAAAGTTAACGTCGGTGTCGATGAACGAGGGTTACCGACTAAGAAGAGGAAACGGAGTCAGAGCCTTGGTTTGGTAAACTCATTGCATAGTAACGGCGTTAGAGATGGAGAACTCGATGGAATAACTCAGGTCGGGTTAAGAAATTCGGGTTTGGATCTGAACTGTAAACCGGAACCTGAAACCGTTAGTTTGTAA
- the LOC103854399 gene encoding ethylene-responsive transcription factor ERF119 isoform X1: MQLSPKRTCSVVNSCGVFRLSRFEMSEPKKRSSLQAKKPSKNHKRKTFQINRLPGLSEDLKTMRKLRFVVSDPYATDYSSSEEDETYQTRKRYVCEIDRPFSHATTQSESESSSCHNDGSKAKTSDVVGRSSVRKPVGVRQRKWGKWAAEIRHPITKIRTWLGTYDTLEQAADAYAAKKLEFDALSAGVSSVLSENALSDDSASGFNVDFNFSDLQIPDMGCFVDESLILNACELDFHLPEESDQFLNDMNFIGLERDGPNNLPDYDFSDVEFDLGLVGNTIDNKFNFFDRLATTTTTPLNIACL, from the exons ATGCAGTTAAGCCCTAAAAG GACTTGTTCTGTAGTAAACTCTTGTGGAGTCTTTCGCTTAAGTA GGTTTGAAATGTCTGAACCAAAGAAACGATCTTCCTTGCAAGCCAAGAAACCCTCCAAAAACCACAAGAGAAAGACTTTCCAGATAAACCGCCTCCCTGGTCTGTCTGAAGATTTGAAGACTATGAGAAAACTTCGTTTTGTAGTGAGTGATCCTTACGCTACTGACTACTCATCCAGTGAAGAAGACGAAACGTATCAGACAAGGAAACGTTATGTCTGTGAGATCGACCGTCCTTTCTCTCACGCCACTACTCAGTCAGAATCCGAGAGCTCGTCTTGTCATAACGATGGAAGCAAAGCCAAAACCTCCGATGTCGTTGGACGATCTAGTGTCAGGAAGCCTGTTGGTGTAAGGCAGAGGAAATGGGGTAAATGGGCTGCTGAGATTAGACATCCAATCACCAAAATAAGAACTTGGTTGGGTACTTACGACACCCTTGAACAAGCAGCTGATGCTTATGCGGCCAAGAAGCTCGAGTTTGATGCTTTGTCTGCTGGTGTTTCCTCTGTTTTGTCTGAGAATGCTCTGTCAGATGACTCTGCTTCAGGGTTTAACGTTGACTTTAACTTCTCAGATCTCCAGATTCCAGATATGGGTTGCTTCGTTGATGAGTCACTGATCCTAAATGCATGTGAGCTTGATTTTCACTTACCAGAAGAGAGTGACCAGTTCTTAAATGACATGAACTTCATTGGTCTTGAACGTGACGGTCCAAACAACCTTCCAGACTATGATTTCTCCGACGTGGAGTTCGATCTTGGTCTCGTTGGAAACACCATTGACAACAAGTTTAATTTCTTCGATCGTCTCGCAACAACAACTACCACTCCACTTAATATCGCGTGCCTATAA
- the LOC103854399 gene encoding ethylene-responsive transcription factor ERF119 isoform X2 — MQLSPKRGFLGFEMSEPKKRSSLQAKKPSKNHKRKTFQINRLPGLSEDLKTMRKLRFVVSDPYATDYSSSEEDETYQTRKRYVCEIDRPFSHATTQSESESSSCHNDGSKAKTSDVVGRSSVRKPVGVRQRKWGKWAAEIRHPITKIRTWLGTYDTLEQAADAYAAKKLEFDALSAGVSSVLSENALSDDSASGFNVDFNFSDLQIPDMGCFVDESLILNACELDFHLPEESDQFLNDMNFIGLERDGPNNLPDYDFSDVEFDLGLVGNTIDNKFNFFDRLATTTTTPLNIACL; from the exons ATGCAGTTAAGCCCTAAAAG GGGTTTTTTAGGGTTTGAAATGTCTGAACCAAAGAAACGATCTTCCTTGCAAGCCAAGAAACCCTCCAAAAACCACAAGAGAAAGACTTTCCAGATAAACCGCCTCCCTGGTCTGTCTGAAGATTTGAAGACTATGAGAAAACTTCGTTTTGTAGTGAGTGATCCTTACGCTACTGACTACTCATCCAGTGAAGAAGACGAAACGTATCAGACAAGGAAACGTTATGTCTGTGAGATCGACCGTCCTTTCTCTCACGCCACTACTCAGTCAGAATCCGAGAGCTCGTCTTGTCATAACGATGGAAGCAAAGCCAAAACCTCCGATGTCGTTGGACGATCTAGTGTCAGGAAGCCTGTTGGTGTAAGGCAGAGGAAATGGGGTAAATGGGCTGCTGAGATTAGACATCCAATCACCAAAATAAGAACTTGGTTGGGTACTTACGACACCCTTGAACAAGCAGCTGATGCTTATGCGGCCAAGAAGCTCGAGTTTGATGCTTTGTCTGCTGGTGTTTCCTCTGTTTTGTCTGAGAATGCTCTGTCAGATGACTCTGCTTCAGGGTTTAACGTTGACTTTAACTTCTCAGATCTCCAGATTCCAGATATGGGTTGCTTCGTTGATGAGTCACTGATCCTAAATGCATGTGAGCTTGATTTTCACTTACCAGAAGAGAGTGACCAGTTCTTAAATGACATGAACTTCATTGGTCTTGAACGTGACGGTCCAAACAACCTTCCAGACTATGATTTCTCCGACGTGGAGTTCGATCTTGGTCTCGTTGGAAACACCATTGACAACAAGTTTAATTTCTTCGATCGTCTCGCAACAACAACTACCACTCCACTTAATATCGCGTGCCTATAA
- the LOC103854399 gene encoding ethylene-responsive transcription factor ERF119 isoform X3 has protein sequence MSEPKKRSSLQAKKPSKNHKRKTFQINRLPGLSEDLKTMRKLRFVVSDPYATDYSSSEEDETYQTRKRYVCEIDRPFSHATTQSESESSSCHNDGSKAKTSDVVGRSSVRKPVGVRQRKWGKWAAEIRHPITKIRTWLGTYDTLEQAADAYAAKKLEFDALSAGVSSVLSENALSDDSASGFNVDFNFSDLQIPDMGCFVDESLILNACELDFHLPEESDQFLNDMNFIGLERDGPNNLPDYDFSDVEFDLGLVGNTIDNKFNFFDRLATTTTTPLNIACL, from the coding sequence ATGTCTGAACCAAAGAAACGATCTTCCTTGCAAGCCAAGAAACCCTCCAAAAACCACAAGAGAAAGACTTTCCAGATAAACCGCCTCCCTGGTCTGTCTGAAGATTTGAAGACTATGAGAAAACTTCGTTTTGTAGTGAGTGATCCTTACGCTACTGACTACTCATCCAGTGAAGAAGACGAAACGTATCAGACAAGGAAACGTTATGTCTGTGAGATCGACCGTCCTTTCTCTCACGCCACTACTCAGTCAGAATCCGAGAGCTCGTCTTGTCATAACGATGGAAGCAAAGCCAAAACCTCCGATGTCGTTGGACGATCTAGTGTCAGGAAGCCTGTTGGTGTAAGGCAGAGGAAATGGGGTAAATGGGCTGCTGAGATTAGACATCCAATCACCAAAATAAGAACTTGGTTGGGTACTTACGACACCCTTGAACAAGCAGCTGATGCTTATGCGGCCAAGAAGCTCGAGTTTGATGCTTTGTCTGCTGGTGTTTCCTCTGTTTTGTCTGAGAATGCTCTGTCAGATGACTCTGCTTCAGGGTTTAACGTTGACTTTAACTTCTCAGATCTCCAGATTCCAGATATGGGTTGCTTCGTTGATGAGTCACTGATCCTAAATGCATGTGAGCTTGATTTTCACTTACCAGAAGAGAGTGACCAGTTCTTAAATGACATGAACTTCATTGGTCTTGAACGTGACGGTCCAAACAACCTTCCAGACTATGATTTCTCCGACGTGGAGTTCGATCTTGGTCTCGTTGGAAACACCATTGACAACAAGTTTAATTTCTTCGATCGTCTCGCAACAACAACTACCACTCCACTTAATATCGCGTGCCTATAA
- the LOC103854397 gene encoding CLAVATA3/ESR (CLE)-related protein 27 gives MTHVREWRSSSLLMVILLSYLLYLSFVTSLIGATRVYPEAPTKATSPAPANNQENLMKKYFGAGKFPPVNSYVGKGTSDTKRTVPSCPDPLHN, from the coding sequence ATGACTCATGTTCGAGAATGGAGAAGCTCCTCTCTGCTAATGGTGATCTTGCTTTCTTATCTACTCTATCTCTCTTTTGTAACTTCCCTTATAGGGGCAACTCGGGTATATCCAGAAGCACCGACGAAGGCTACCTCTCCTGCACCGGCTAATAACCAAGAAAATCTAATGAAGAAGTACTTTGGCGCCGGAAAGTTCCCTCCGGTGAATTCTTATGTCGGAAAAGGGACCAGTGACACTAAAAGAACGGTACCAAGTTGTCCAGATCCTCTCCATAACTAG